From the Bos indicus x Bos taurus breed Angus x Brahman F1 hybrid chromosome 27, Bos_hybrid_MaternalHap_v2.0, whole genome shotgun sequence genome, one window contains:
- the SMIM18 gene encoding small integral membrane protein 18: MASLSSSLWNETTTSVYQYLGFQVQKIYPFHDNWNTACFVILLLFIFTVVSLVVLAFLYEVLDCCCCVKNKTVKDLKNEPNPIRSMMDNIRKRETEVV, from the coding sequence ATGGCCTCACTGAGCTCCAGCCTCTGGAATGAAACCACTACCTCTGTTTATCAGTACCTTGGTTTTCAAGTTCAAAAAATCTACCCTTTTCATGATAACTGGAACACTGCCTGCTTTGtcattctgcttttatttatatttacagtGGTTTCTTTAGTGGTGCTGGCTTTTCTTTATGAAGTGCttgattgctgctgctgtgtgAAAAACAAAACCGTAAAAGACTTGAAAAACGAACCAAACCCTATTAGAAGTATGATGGACAACATCAGAAAACGTGAAACTGAAGTGGTCTAG